The genomic segment TCGGAAGGGCTATTTGCGGTGAAGGTCACAGAAGCGCGGACAACCCGCCGGCGCACCAACACCCGGGCCCGGTTGATCGAGGCCACTGACGAGCTCATTCGGGCCAGCGGCCGGACGTGGTTCTCCGTCGAGGAGGTGTGTCGGGCGGCCGGCTTCACCCGTGGGGCCTTCTACTCCAGCTACGACACCATGGAGGACTTACTTTTCGAGGTGTACGAACACCAGAACGATGCCCTCGTCGAGCGATTGCGCAGCACGGCCGAACCAATGCTGCAAACCACCGGCGGTCTCCAGACCGACAGTGTGGTACGGCAATTGCTGAAGGCGGGTGTGGCCGATCAACCGCGGATCGCCCTGCACGCCGCCTTGGTGGCTCGCGCGGCCCATCAGCCTGAGATCGCCCATGCCCTGGACGCCCAAGTCGAACGGTTGCGTGACGGCCTGCAGGGGATATTCGTCGCCCTGATCGCCAAAACCGGCCGGACGATGACCGTTACACCGGAGGCGTTCACCCGCGCGCTGATGGCCGCCCAGGCCGGCGCCTCGGGTCAGTTTCTCAGCGACCGCGCCGCCACCGAGGAAGTTCGCTATCTCACCGCGCTGGCCGTCGTCGAAGGACTATCCGCCTGACGACGGTGTGCAGGTCAGGAAGCAATTTGCAGAAATCTTTCTTTGCTGTCAATAAATGACACCAGGACGTTCGCGACACCCTCCCAGCTCATTCGGCTGAAGAAGGGGTTAGATTGAAGCATGCCTATTCGCTGCGAGCGTAGGCACCCGGTGGGGAGCGACCGGTCGACGGGTCGCTGGGTCGGGCTGGTTGCTTCGCCATTGTTCGTCATGAGCGTGCTGCTCGTCGGTCCCGTCGCGCCGCCGTCAGCGGCGGCCGCCGACTGCGCCGACGCCGAGGTGGTCTTCGCGCGCGGCACCGACGAGCCGGCGGGGATGGGCCGGGTCGGTGATGCGCTCGTTGACGCGCTGCGCAAGCAGGCCCCCGGCATGAACATCGACACCTACGCGGTCAACTACAAGGCCAGCAAGCTGCAGCTACACGGCGGTGACGGTGCCAACGACGTCATCTCCCACGTCAAGCAGACCGTGTCCTCGTGCCCCGACACCAAGATCGTCCTGGGCGGCTTCTCGCAGGGCGCCAGCGTCATCGACATCGTGGCCGGCGTGCCCGTGGGCGGCATCCCGTGGGGCAGTTCGTTGCCGCCGGAATACGCGAAGAACATCGCGGCGGTCGCCACCTTCGGCAATGTGGCTACCCGCACCAACCAAGCGCTGCCGACGACAAGCGCACTGCTCGGCGCCAAAGCCATCGACCTGTGCAATCCCGCCGACCCGATCTGCCACGCCGGACCGGGTAATGAATGGAGCGGACACACCGAGGGCTACGTCCCGGGCTACACCAACCAGGCAGCGGCGTTCGTCGCGGCCAAGCTGCTGGCCGGGATGACCCAGCACCTGCCCGACTACGGGTCACTCCCCGGATACGGCCCGACATCTCCCTACGGACCGGACTCGTCGATGTCGGGGTCGCCGCCCGGATACGGACCAGACACGTCGCTGCACGGCACGCAGCCGCAGTACCCCGCGGAGACGCCGAGCTACGTTCCCCAGACGACCGCGCCGGGCCCGACGACGGTCGCACCGAGTTCGCCGTCGACCAGCGGGCTGGTCTAGGGCCGACTAGCGGGTAATGCCCGTGCGGCTCACACTCCGCCGCAGATGCAGGGCGGCACCAGTGAGCGGATTGTCGAATAGCGGCAGTCGGCGAAGTCGCCGCAGCACCACCGCGCGGCCCAGGACTCCGGCGAGAACCCCGAGCACGAAGTAACCGCGGTTGCGCTGATTGGCCTGACGCCGCAATGCGGCCACGTACCCGCACACCGCGGCAAGCGCGGCGGTCGTCAAGACCACCACGATCATCAAGCCGACCGGATCCACGGGAACGATCACACCACCGTCTGGCCCACACCAGGAGAGCTGACCGAAGGTCGTGACCGAACCGAATACCGAGCGTTACCGTCAATTGGTTAGGAACTCGGATCCGAGTCCCGTCCCGACTATGTGCGAATGGCTCGTTCGGCCGGTCATGTTGGCTAGGCTCCCGCTTGGCAAGCAGCGCCGTCTACCTCTACGAGTCCGATTCGGAGCAGACGACTATGGCCAATATCGTCCTCGTCAACCCGCGGTTCGAGGTGTCGTACTGGGGCTTGGAACATGCCCTTCCGCTACTGGGCAAGAAGTGCAACGTCCCAACCGCCTGCCTGCCGCTGCTGGCCGCGCTGACGCCGCCCGAGCATCAGGTCACCCTCGTCGACGAGAACGTCGAGGACATCGACTTCGACAAGCTGGCCCAGGCCGACATCGTCGGGCTCACCGGCATGATCGTCCAGCGGCAGCGCATGCGCGAAATCCTCAGCGAACTCAAAGCCCGCGGTGTGTTCGTCGTCGTCGGCGGTCCGTGGATCAGCGTGCAGGAGGACTACTTCGACGGTCTTGCCGACGCGATCTTCGTCGGCGAAGCCGAGACCACCTGGCCACAATTCCTCGACGATTGGCAGCACGGCCGCCACCAATACCGCTACGAGCAGGCCGAGCGCACCGATATGACAACCGTGCCGGTACCGCGCTACGACTTGCTGAAGACCAAGAACTACGTCTTCGGCAGCGTCCAGTTCAGCCGCGGCTGTCCGTTCCAATGCGAGTTCTGCGACATCATCGTCACCTTCGGCCGCAAGCCGAGGCTCAAGACCAGTGCACAGGTGATCGCCGAGCTCGAAGCGATGCGCACGGCGGGCCTGTCCATCGGCTTCATCGTCGACGACAACCTGATCGGCAACAAAGCCGCGGTCAAGGTGCTACTGCAGGATGTCCATGCCTGGCAGGAGCGGGAGGGATACCCGCTGCAGTTCTTCACCGAGGCATCGTTGAACCTCGCCGAGGACGACGAGCTGATGGCGCTAATGGTCGCCGCCAACGTCACGGTGGTCTTCATCGGGATCGAAAGCCCGAACGAGGATTCATTGAAAGAGGCGAAGAAATACCAGAACGTGAAGAAGGGCGGCACGATCGTCGATCGGGTCCGCAAGGTGCAAGACGCCGGCCTGGAGGTCTGGTGCGGCATGATCGTCGGTTTCGACAACGACGACACCCGAATCTTCAAAGAACAAGCCGAATTCATCAACGAGACCGACATCATGCACGCCATGGTCGGCATGCTCGCCGCCATCCCCAAGACGCCGCTGCACGCCCGTCTGAAGGACGAGCGGCGACTTGATCACGACGATGAGCAGACCTTCGGCACAAACGTGATTCCGCTCAACATGAGCCGAGATGAGCTGCGCGACGGGTATATCGGTCTGATGCGCGACCTCTATGATCCCGACTCCTATTTCGATCGGCTCGAAAGCCTCTACGTCACACGCGAATTCGACTTCGGGCGGGCGCGCAACGCGTACTTGCGGCAGCGGCCATGGCGCCGGCTGAAGGCCCAGTTGTTCGACGGCGCACGGGCATTCGGTCTGTTCCTGCTACTGATGAAGAACGTGCCCGACACACACCTGCGTCAGGTCTACCGCCGTCGGATGTGGAAGATGCTGCGCAGCCGGCCGGACCCGGGCGTCCTGTTCGTCAGCGTGGTGAAATGCGCGACGCACTACCACCACTACACGATGTCGCGCGAGATGTCCGAGCGTCGAACGTTGGTCAACACCTTCTAGTTGCCGTTGCTGCCGGCCACCTGCTCCAAGAACTCCACGGCGAGGACCCGCACAGGCACGTTCGTCGCCTGACTCTGCTTTCGCAGTACGTCGAACGCCGCGTCGGCGTCGATGCCGTGCATGGCCATCAGCACACCCTTGGCCTGTTCGATCGGGGCCCGGCTCTGCAGCACCCGTTGGATCGACTCCGCGGTGTCGCGGGCGGACTTGTAGCGGGCGAAGTCGCCGATCGCCCGGGAGACCGCTTTGGTCAACAGTTCGAGGATCTCGGCGTCGAGGCCGTCGAAGGCGTGAAATGACCTGCCGTACAAGTTGAATGAGCCGAGCGTCAGATCCTCGGTGAACAGGGGCGCGGCCAGGAAGCTGTGGACGCCCTCGTCACGCGCAGCGGACGCGAAGTCAGGCCAGGCGGCCATGGCCTCTTCGGAGTCGAGTTGCACGACGGTGCGGGTGCGCGAAGCATGCAGGCAAGGACCTTCACCGGCGTCGTACTGCTCACTGTCGATCCGTAGCGTCCGCTCGTCGGTGTGTACGGCGGTATAGGTCAGGCCGCCGAGGTCGATCGTGATTCCGGTGCAGTCAGCCCCCTCGATGGCTTCCTGGGCGATCGAGGCAACCCCCTGAAGCATCGTCAACAGGTCGTCTTCGTCGGTGACGCTGCGACCGGCGTCGACCAGCAGGCTCGCCAATTGAGATGCCGACATGGCGTTGCGGGTGGCAGCCTCAATGACGATTTCGGCCGCCTGCTCAGCGTCGACTCCATCCAGCGGCTCGGCCGGGATGGAGTTCTCGACGCGCGGGTCGCTGTGCTCCATGGGGTGAGTGTCCCACCTTCGGGACTCGGTGTTGCTGTAAGGCTCACTTAGGGCAGAACTGTGTGCATCAACATCACGTTGTAGGCCGACCACAGCGAGAGGTTGTAGTACAGCTCGCGACCCGTCGACCACGGATGCAGGAACGGCGCATAGATGCCGCCCGGGATCTGCATCGACGACACCAGCATCTGCTCAGGGCCCCACGGGCCCTGCGGCGCGGGCGCGGTCCGCATGACCACGTCGTTGTTGCCGTTGCAGTACAGCACCAGGTACTGCTTCAGATAATTGTTGAATTGGGCCGACATCTCGCCGACCGGGCCGGGGATCACCGGGGTGGCCGCGGCCGGGCTGCCGGCAACCCAGGAGTTGCTGTCGGAGTTCCAGTACTCGTACTTCGTCAGATCGGGAATCAACCCGGGGGATACCCGCGCCACATATGCCGATCCGCCGCGACCGTTGGGTGTCCCGAACGAGTAGATGTACGGATCACCCGGGCCGGGCTTGAGGAAGGCGCCCATCTGGAACTTCTCGTTGCCGTTGGACGGCTGACGAACCGTGCCCGGGTAGACACCCCACGTCTCGCCGTTGTCGGTCGATGTCGCGATCGCCGAGTAGTTGGTGGTCCAGGCACCGTAGTTGTCCCAGCTCTTGATGGACATGAAGTTCAAGAACTGGTTCGGCCCGACGGCCACGCCCGAGGTCGGGATGATGCCCGTTTCCTGCGGCGCGCCGTTAATGCTGTTGATGACCTGCTTGGCGATGCCGGGCCGCCACACCGGCGACCCGGAGTACTTGTTGCCGACGGCCCCGTCGGGCACCGCGACGGTGTTGGCCAGGGAACCGTCGGTGCTCCGCATCAGTGTGTTGTAGCGCCACTGCTTGCCGGGGATCATGCAGAAACCGTTGGTGTCGCCGAACGCCAGCAGAACCTGGCGGTGCGTGGGATCGCCGTTGTCCCACATGATTCCGAGGTCGGTGCCGGTGATGGCGAACTTCTGAATGGTCTGATTGGGACTGTCCGGTCCGGTCACCCAGCCGACGACGGAGGTGCCCGGCGGTGCGGTCGACGGCGCCGGTTGCGCCGCCGCGGGGGCGGGTTGAGGCGCAGCGGGTGCGGGTTTCGGTGTCGGCGCGACCGCCGCCTGCTTCTGCACCTTGCCGGCGTTGGGCATGAACGCGTTGATCAGCATCTTGCCCAAGGTCGGCAGCGGCGCTTGGTCATTGGTGCCGACGGGCTTGTGCCCGATCGGGCGGTCGAAGGGCGCTATGGCCGACGGTTGCGGAATCTGAAAGGCCTGATTGGCGGCGGGTTGCGCCGCGGCGGACGCACCCTCGCACGGGTCGGCGGCCGCAGGCGGCGCGACACCGGTTGCCGCACACAGGCCGACGACCAGGGTCGAGGCCAGCGACAGCGAGGGGATGCGGGGACGCGGCGACACGGCACACCTTTCGGAGGCGGGACGTCGCTGTGACGTCTGTTAACTCTTGTGACGATAGGGACCCGTGGGTTCTCTGCGGCCCGCGATGCATCGATAGGTATGCATCCGTGACCGTGTCGCAACCAAGCGGGTGGCGTTTGGGCTAATGTGCGCTTGACGAAAGCGGGGATCGATGAAACTGAACGTGTGCGCTCTGGTCGCCCTTGCCGCGGTGGTCGGTCTGACCGGCACGGCGTGTAGCGGTTCCGATTCCAAGACCGCCGCAACGAGTTCCTCGGTTTCGACGGCGAGTGCGCCCCCGGCGAACAGTGCCCAGCCGGCGTCCCTGGTACCGACGCCGGCCGACAACCAGGCGACAAAGGGCCCGGATGCCATCGCGGACAACGGAATTCATCTGCACTACCAGGTCAATGGAGCTCCCGGCGACGTGATGGCCGCGTATAAGGCGGCACTGGAATCCAAAGGCTGGGCGGTGACCACCGTGGTCACATCGGGAGACGCGCACGGTGGTGGCGCCACCTACACGGGGACCAACGGCAACGCCTACGGTGTGTTCGACGGTGGCGGGTACAACACCACGACCTACATCGACGTTTGCACGTGGCCTACAAAACCGGCAAACCCGAACTGCGCGCGCGGCGACCGCTGAGCCGAACCGAGTCCTCGTCCTGACGCCGGAAGGAACCCCGTGCGCCGCCGTCTGACAGCGTTAGTCGCCGCCCTTCTCATGCTGTTCGCCGTTCCCGCCACGCAGGCTCCGGCCGCTCCCGATCCCCCTGGGGCGCTCATGTTCGGCGGACTGCAGCGGACCTATGTGGTGCATGTGCCTGCCGGGCTGCAGCACCCCAACGGCCTGGTGCTCAACTTGCACGGCGGCAGCCAGACCGGCCGCAAGCAATCCGCGGAGACCAACTACGACGCCATCGCCGACCAGTACGGCTGGGTGGTCGCCTATCCCAACGGCATCGACTTCAGTTGGGCCGACGGGCGCGGCGCAGCGGCCCCGGACCGGCAGGGGGTCGATGACGTCGGCTTCCTGGCAACGCTGATCGGCCGGCTCACCCATGACTACGGCATCCCGCCTGGACGGGTCTTCGTCACCGGGATGTCGGCAGGCGGGTTCATGGCCAACCGGCTGGCATGCGCGCGACCCGATCTGGTGGCCGCGATAGCCCCGGTGTCGAGCACGCTCGGGGTGAATGTCCACTGCAATCCGTCCAAACCCGTGTCGGTGCTGGCGATTCACGGCACAGCTGACAAGGTCGTGCCCTACAAAGGCGGCCGGATGATCGGGCGCGGGGGAGCCAGCACCGTCGTCTCCGCGCCGACGATGGTGGATCGGTGGTTGGCGTTCGACCGCTGCCCGCCGGCGACAACTACATCGATCGATGGCGGAAAACGATTGGCCGCCTTCGGTTGTGGCGATGGTGCCGAAGTCGTGTTCGTCACCATCGACGGGTGGGGCCACACCTGGCCGTCGAGCCCCGTCTTCGATGCGTCACGGGCCAGTGCGGAATTCTTCGCCGCGCACGGCGGCTGAGCTCGGGCTGCTCACGGCTGCCCGGGCAGCAGCATGGATTGCCACGTGCTGGCATCTTTGGCGGGTTGGGCAAGTTCCGATTGAGTGTATTGCCGCCCGTCGGGTCCGACGTAGAGGCCTGTGGCGGGGTCGTATTCGCTGACGGCAACCAGTGCCGGCGGGGCAGCATCAGCCGGCGGTGTGCCCGGCGGGAGCTGGGGGATGGCTTGTCCCGACAGTGTCGCGTTCGGGTCGCCCTTCCAGTTGTAGCCGTCGTTGAGTGGCACGTAGTTCTGGTCGCTTTCGCAGAGCTTGACCGTCGGCGCGCGCTTGCCCGGCACCGTCTCGCACGGAATGTTGCGCGCCCCACGGACATTGA from the Mycolicibacterium crocinum genome contains:
- a CDS encoding DUF4185 domain-containing protein, whose translation is MSPRPRIPSLSLASTLVVGLCAATGVAPPAAADPCEGASAAAQPAANQAFQIPQPSAIAPFDRPIGHKPVGTNDQAPLPTLGKMLINAFMPNAGKVQKQAAVAPTPKPAPAAPQPAPAAAQPAPSTAPPGTSVVGWVTGPDSPNQTIQKFAITGTDLGIMWDNGDPTHRQVLLAFGDTNGFCMIPGKQWRYNTLMRSTDGSLANTVAVPDGAVGNKYSGSPVWRPGIAKQVINSINGAPQETGIIPTSGVAVGPNQFLNFMSIKSWDNYGAWTTNYSAIATSTDNGETWGVYPGTVRQPSNGNEKFQMGAFLKPGPGDPYIYSFGTPNGRGGSAYVARVSPGLIPDLTKYEYWNSDSNSWVAGSPAAATPVIPGPVGEMSAQFNNYLKQYLVLYCNGNNDVVMRTAPAPQGPWGPEQMLVSSMQIPGGIYAPFLHPWSTGRELYYNLSLWSAYNVMLMHTVLP
- a CDS encoding alpha/beta hydrolase family esterase, whose amino-acid sequence is MLFAVPATQAPAAPDPPGALMFGGLQRTYVVHVPAGLQHPNGLVLNLHGGSQTGRKQSAETNYDAIADQYGWVVAYPNGIDFSWADGRGAAAPDRQGVDDVGFLATLIGRLTHDYGIPPGRVFVTGMSAGGFMANRLACARPDLVAAIAPVSSTLGVNVHCNPSKPVSVLAIHGTADKVVPYKGGRMIGRGGASTVVSAPTMVDRWLAFDRCPPATTTSIDGGKRLAAFGCGDGAEVVFVTIDGWGHTWPSSPVFDASRASAEFFAAHGG
- a CDS encoding DUF4070 domain-containing protein translates to MASSAVYLYESDSEQTTMANIVLVNPRFEVSYWGLEHALPLLGKKCNVPTACLPLLAALTPPEHQVTLVDENVEDIDFDKLAQADIVGLTGMIVQRQRMREILSELKARGVFVVVGGPWISVQEDYFDGLADAIFVGEAETTWPQFLDDWQHGRHQYRYEQAERTDMTTVPVPRYDLLKTKNYVFGSVQFSRGCPFQCEFCDIIVTFGRKPRLKTSAQVIAELEAMRTAGLSIGFIVDDNLIGNKAAVKVLLQDVHAWQEREGYPLQFFTEASLNLAEDDELMALMVAANVTVVFIGIESPNEDSLKEAKKYQNVKKGGTIVDRVRKVQDAGLEVWCGMIVGFDNDDTRIFKEQAEFINETDIMHAMVGMLAAIPKTPLHARLKDERRLDHDDEQTFGTNVIPLNMSRDELRDGYIGLMRDLYDPDSYFDRLESLYVTREFDFGRARNAYLRQRPWRRLKAQLFDGARAFGLFLLLMKNVPDTHLRQVYRRRMWKMLRSRPDPGVLFVSVVKCATHYHHYTMSREMSERRTLVNTF
- a CDS encoding ANTAR domain-containing response regulator, which codes for MEHSDPRVENSIPAEPLDGVDAEQAAEIVIEAATRNAMSASQLASLLVDAGRSVTDEDDLLTMLQGVASIAQEAIEGADCTGITIDLGGLTYTAVHTDERTLRIDSEQYDAGEGPCLHASRTRTVVQLDSEEAMAAWPDFASAARDEGVHSFLAAPLFTEDLTLGSFNLYGRSFHAFDGLDAEILELLTKAVSRAIGDFARYKSARDTAESIQRVLQSRAPIEQAKGVLMAMHGIDADAAFDVLRKQSQATNVPVRVLAVEFLEQVAGSNGN
- a CDS encoding cutinase family protein, with product MSVLLVGPVAPPSAAAADCADAEVVFARGTDEPAGMGRVGDALVDALRKQAPGMNIDTYAVNYKASKLQLHGGDGANDVISHVKQTVSSCPDTKIVLGGFSQGASVIDIVAGVPVGGIPWGSSLPPEYAKNIAAVATFGNVATRTNQALPTTSALLGAKAIDLCNPADPICHAGPGNEWSGHTEGYVPGYTNQAAAFVAAKLLAGMTQHLPDYGSLPGYGPTSPYGPDSSMSGSPPGYGPDTSLHGTQPQYPAETPSYVPQTTAPGPTTVAPSSPSTSGLV
- a CDS encoding TetR/AcrR family transcriptional regulator, whose amino-acid sequence is MKVTEARTTRRRTNTRARLIEATDELIRASGRTWFSVEEVCRAAGFTRGAFYSSYDTMEDLLFEVYEHQNDALVERLRSTAEPMLQTTGGLQTDSVVRQLLKAGVADQPRIALHAALVARAAHQPEIAHALDAQVERLRDGLQGIFVALIAKTGRTMTVTPEAFTRALMAAQAGASGQFLSDRAATEEVRYLTALAVVEGLSA